The Gemmatimonadota bacterium genome contains a region encoding:
- a CDS encoding M28 family peptidase has translation MGRYRFDGRSIQVAATVVSLLILILPGAASGIQDEPPEGTPAALDARVLDVVAAVSAERIERDIRVLAEFGTRHTMSDTLSATRGIGAARRWIRDEFDRISAACGGCLEVSFQGYVQEGNEQSRIPVDTRIVNVIAIQRGAGHPDRYVIMSGDIDSRVSDGLDATSDSPGANDNASGMAGALEAARVLSRYTFDKSIVYVGLSGEEQGLYGGRHMAQVAADSGWVIEGVLNNDMIGNIEGVDGVVDNTTFRVFSEPVPPSTTERQHASHRFFGGEVDGPSRQLARYVQRITKTYLGDRNVGALLIYRLDRFGRGGHHRPFNDAGFPAVRIMETHENYTRQHQDLRVEDGIAYGDVIEGIDFDYAAKLTAVNAATLASLAWAPPPPSGVEIRGAVRPSARLNWTPVEDPDLVGYKVYWRATTAPQWTNWRWVGAASEHTMEGMVIDNFLFGVAAVGADGNESAVVFPTPGR, from the coding sequence ATGGGACGCTATCGGTTCGACGGCCGCTCGATTCAGGTCGCGGCGACGGTCGTGTCGCTCCTCATCCTGATCCTCCCCGGCGCCGCCAGTGGCATTCAGGATGAGCCCCCGGAAGGGACTCCGGCGGCGCTCGACGCCCGCGTGCTGGACGTCGTCGCCGCGGTGTCCGCCGAGCGCATCGAGCGCGACATCCGCGTGCTGGCCGAATTCGGCACTCGCCACACCATGTCGGACACGCTGTCCGCCACGCGGGGCATCGGCGCCGCGCGCAGATGGATCAGGGACGAATTCGACCGAATCTCGGCCGCTTGCGGGGGCTGCCTGGAGGTGTCCTTCCAGGGGTACGTCCAGGAGGGCAACGAGCAGTCCAGGATCCCGGTCGACACCCGCATAGTCAACGTCATAGCGATCCAGCGCGGCGCCGGCCACCCGGACCGCTACGTGATCATGTCCGGCGACATCGACAGCCGCGTGAGCGACGGCCTGGACGCGACGTCGGACTCCCCCGGGGCCAACGACAACGCGAGCGGCATGGCCGGCGCTCTCGAGGCCGCGCGCGTTCTGTCGCGCTACACTTTCGACAAGAGCATCGTCTACGTCGGGCTGTCGGGCGAGGAGCAGGGGCTGTACGGCGGACGGCACATGGCGCAGGTCGCCGCCGACTCGGGGTGGGTCATAGAAGGCGTTCTCAACAACGACATGATCGGCAACATCGAGGGAGTGGACGGCGTCGTCGACAACACCACGTTCCGCGTCTTCTCGGAGCCGGTTCCCCCTTCGACCACGGAGCGGCAGCACGCCTCGCACCGCTTTTTCGGCGGCGAGGTGGACGGCCCGTCACGGCAGCTCGCGCGCTACGTCCAGCGGATAACGAAGACGTACCTCGGAGACCGTAACGTGGGCGCGCTGCTGATCTATCGGCTCGACCGCTTCGGTCGGGGCGGCCATCACCGCCCCTTCAACGACGCCGGGTTCCCGGCGGTGCGAATCATGGAGACCCACGAAAACTATACCCGCCAGCACCAGGACCTGCGGGTGGAGGACGGGATCGCCTACGGGGACGTGATCGAGGGAATCGACTTTGACTACGCGGCCAAGCTCACGGCGGTCAACGCAGCTACCCTCGCTTCCCTTGCTTGGGCTCCACCGCCGCCCTCCGGCGTCGAGATACGAGGGGCGGTGCGCCCGTCCGCGCGCTTGAACTGGACGCCGGTGGAAGATCCGGATCTGGTGGGCTACAAGGTGTACTGGCGCGCGACGACGGCGCCGCAGTGGACCAACTGGCGCTGGGTCGGCGCCGCGAGCGAGCACACGATGGAGGGCATGGTGATCGACAACTTCCTGTTCGGCGTAGCCGCCGTCGGCGCCGACGGGAACGAGAGCGCGGTGGTCTTCCCCACCCCCGGCCGCTGA
- a CDS encoding M1 family metallopeptidase gives MSLAACGKSRPELSPPEVAPPAPTVEVAPDMDFRNGVEYRVEARLEEGPDLLNARAELRYTNRSREAIDTLWFQQYLNAFRPNSGWATYDAEHQDESPFQELGPDEHAFERISAAEIDGQGVTPVYPGAPDSTVMALPLARPLARGQTVVVRIDWQARLATLARRQGRRGRHFDFAQWYPRIAVYDDEGWKVNPLIRPGEFFGEFGAWDVTLDLAADQVVASTGVPVSGDPGYEAAAAAGFRPFSLARDAYGEAPPAGALGLLAETIEPGRKRVRFLAEEVHHFAWSTSPEYIYEGGRWKDLPVHVLYQPGDEEEWGNGVVLERTYAALDYMQEIFDTYPWPQFTNIHRIEGGGTEFPMLIMDGGAQLGLIVHETAHQYAHGILASNEWRHPWLDEGMASFLTTWFGEASGGQTTADAWGGLVNTVGGWDGSGESEVVDQHAADFSSFQAYGRMSYNKGSAVLYMARELLGEDAMRRGLKLYYQRNKFSHPEPADLRAALEEASGQDLAWFFDQWLFRTTSLDYAIAAAETVEVADGWRTTVTVTRAGDAWMPVDLQVGDARRRLTSREREQTVEVTTSERPAEARLDPDQRITDADDSNDSAAL, from the coding sequence GTGTCGCTCGCGGCCTGTGGCAAGAGCCGGCCCGAATTGAGCCCGCCGGAGGTCGCTCCGCCCGCGCCCACGGTCGAGGTGGCGCCCGATATGGATTTCCGCAACGGCGTCGAGTACCGAGTGGAGGCCCGGCTGGAGGAGGGGCCGGACCTGCTGAACGCGCGCGCCGAGCTCCGCTACACGAACCGGTCGCGGGAGGCCATCGACACACTCTGGTTCCAGCAATACCTGAACGCTTTCCGCCCGAACAGCGGGTGGGCCACGTACGACGCGGAGCATCAGGACGAGAGCCCGTTTCAGGAGCTGGGGCCGGACGAGCACGCGTTCGAGCGCATCTCCGCCGCGGAGATAGATGGCCAGGGGGTGACCCCCGTCTATCCGGGTGCCCCCGACTCGACCGTCATGGCGCTTCCTCTGGCGCGGCCGCTCGCTCGAGGGCAGACCGTCGTCGTCCGCATCGACTGGCAGGCGAGGCTCGCCACTTTGGCGCGCCGGCAGGGACGGCGGGGCCGGCATTTCGATTTTGCCCAGTGGTACCCCCGCATCGCCGTGTACGATGACGAGGGCTGGAAGGTGAACCCCCTGATCAGGCCCGGGGAGTTCTTCGGCGAGTTCGGCGCCTGGGACGTCACCCTGGACCTGGCCGCCGATCAGGTGGTCGCATCGACGGGCGTGCCGGTGTCGGGTGATCCCGGCTACGAGGCCGCCGCGGCGGCAGGGTTCAGGCCCTTTTCCCTGGCGCGTGACGCCTACGGGGAGGCGCCTCCGGCAGGGGCGCTCGGCCTGCTGGCGGAGACGATCGAGCCGGGCCGCAAGCGGGTGAGGTTCCTGGCGGAGGAGGTGCATCACTTCGCGTGGAGCACATCGCCCGAATACATCTACGAGGGCGGTCGCTGGAAGGACCTCCCGGTCCACGTCCTGTATCAGCCCGGCGACGAGGAAGAGTGGGGGAACGGCGTGGTGCTGGAGCGAACCTACGCCGCTCTCGACTACATGCAGGAGATCTTCGACACCTACCCGTGGCCCCAGTTCACCAACATCCACCGGATCGAGGGCGGCGGCACGGAGTTCCCCATGCTGATCATGGACGGGGGGGCGCAGCTGGGGCTGATCGTGCACGAGACCGCACACCAGTACGCGCACGGTATTCTGGCGAGCAACGAGTGGCGCCACCCCTGGTTGGACGAGGGCATGGCGAGCTTCCTGACGACGTGGTTCGGGGAGGCGTCGGGAGGCCAGACCACGGCAGACGCGTGGGGCGGTCTGGTCAACACGGTGGGCGGGTGGGACGGCAGCGGCGAGTCGGAGGTCGTGGACCAGCACGCGGCCGATTTCTCGAGCTTCCAGGCTTACGGGCGGATGTCCTACAACAAGGGCTCCGCCGTGCTGTACATGGCGCGCGAGCTGCTGGGCGAGGACGCGATGCGCCGCGGCCTCAAGCTCTACTACCAGCGCAACAAGTTCTCCCACCCCGAGCCCGCCGACCTGCGCGCGGCCCTCGAGGAGGCGAGCGGTCAGGATCTCGCCTGGTTCTTCGATCAGTGGCTCTTCCGGACCACCAGCCTGGACTACGCCATCGCCGCCGCCGAGACCGTGGAGGTCGCCGACGGTTGGCGGACCACGGTGACCGTCACGCGCGCGGGCGACGCCTGGATGCCGGTCGACCTTCAGGTCGGAGACGCTCGCCGGCGCCTGACGTCTCGGGAGCGCGAGCAGACGGTGGAGGTGACCACGTCGGAGCGCCCGGCCGAGGCGCGTCTGGACCCCGACCAGCGCATCACGGACGCGGACGACTCCAACGATAGCGCCGCGCTCTAG
- a CDS encoding sodium/proline symporter, whose translation MPVTLGGVFPAQEPASFGPQVQADGWAIAAFVAYLIVLVGIGAWSSRFSSRGIGEFFVGGRRMNRLVVALSAVASGRSVWLLTGVTGLAFVRGASALWAVVGYTAVEALLFLFYAPRLRRFAGAHDCITIPDFLAARFDDRRGTLRLAAGLVILVFMVMYVAAQFVGGGKAMAASFGLAPAQGVLLTAVIVLAYTLLGGFLAASLTDTIQAILMLGVLLVVPLVAVAGAGGPAAAWQGLVALQPAGSGGFLDPLAIGAGALIGFVGIGLGSPGNPHILVRYISIEDPAQLRWVAVVGTAWNALMAAGAIVVGLLGRLYFATVDAVPLADAENLFPALSSQLLPPVAFGVVVAAIFAAIMSSADSQLLVAASTLVRDIYQKIMGGGRELTPRQLVGISRAVVTALVAVALVLGWSAEGLVLWLVLVAWAGLGAALGPTTVLALFWRRTTHAGVLAGLLTGALTTIVWYNTPALKSHLYELIPAFALSLLATWIVSLLTEPPGDAGDAMAVMTGERRS comes from the coding sequence GTGCCGGTGACGCTCGGGGGCGTCTTCCCGGCCCAGGAGCCTGCGTCCTTCGGACCGCAGGTTCAGGCGGATGGGTGGGCGATCGCCGCCTTCGTGGCCTACCTGATCGTGCTGGTCGGAATCGGCGCATGGTCCAGCCGCTTCTCGTCGCGCGGGATCGGCGAGTTCTTCGTCGGCGGGCGGCGCATGAACCGGCTGGTCGTGGCGCTGTCCGCGGTCGCGTCGGGACGGAGCGTGTGGCTCCTCACCGGCGTCACCGGCCTGGCCTTCGTGCGGGGCGCTTCGGCGCTGTGGGCGGTGGTCGGCTACACGGCGGTGGAGGCGCTGCTCTTCCTCTTCTACGCGCCCAGGCTCAGGCGCTTCGCCGGGGCGCACGACTGCATCACGATCCCCGACTTCCTGGCCGCGCGCTTCGACGACCGGCGCGGCACGCTGAGACTCGCCGCAGGCCTCGTGATCCTCGTCTTCATGGTGATGTACGTCGCCGCTCAGTTCGTGGGCGGGGGCAAGGCGATGGCGGCGAGCTTCGGCCTCGCGCCCGCGCAGGGGGTGCTGCTGACCGCGGTGATCGTGTTGGCCTACACGCTTCTGGGAGGATTTCTGGCGGCGAGCCTCACCGACACCATCCAGGCGATCCTGATGCTCGGCGTGCTGCTCGTGGTGCCTCTGGTCGCGGTTGCGGGCGCGGGCGGGCCCGCGGCGGCGTGGCAGGGCCTCGTCGCGCTGCAGCCGGCCGGGTCCGGTGGCTTCCTGGATCCTCTCGCGATAGGCGCCGGAGCGCTCATCGGCTTCGTCGGAATAGGCCTTGGATCGCCCGGCAATCCGCACATCCTGGTGCGCTACATATCTATCGAAGACCCCGCGCAGTTGCGCTGGGTGGCGGTCGTCGGGACCGCGTGGAATGCGCTCATGGCCGCCGGGGCGATCGTCGTGGGACTGCTGGGCCGGCTCTACTTCGCCACCGTCGATGCCGTGCCCCTCGCCGACGCCGAGAACCTGTTTCCCGCGTTGTCCTCCCAACTCCTGCCGCCCGTTGCTTTCGGGGTGGTCGTAGCCGCCATCTTCGCGGCGATCATGTCCAGCGCCGACTCGCAGCTCCTGGTGGCCGCATCCACCCTCGTGCGCGACATCTACCAGAAGATCATGGGCGGAGGGCGCGAGCTGACTCCCCGCCAGCTGGTAGGCATCAGCCGCGCCGTCGTCACCGCGTTGGTGGCCGTCGCTCTGGTGCTGGGATGGTCCGCGGAGGGGCTCGTCCTGTGGCTGGTGCTGGTCGCGTGGGCGGGGCTGGGGGCCGCCCTGGGCCCGACCACGGTGCTGGCGTTGTTCTGGCGTCGCACCACGCACGCCGGCGTCCTGGCCGGCCTGCTCACGGGGGCCCTGACGACGATAGTCTGGTACAATACGCCGGCGCTGAAGTCCCACCTCTACGAACTGATTCCCGCTTTCGCCCTGTCGCTGTTGGCCACCTGGATCGTGAGCCTGCTCACCGAGCCACCTGGGGACGCAGGCGACGCCATGGCGGTGATGACCGGCGAGCGGCGATCCTGA
- a CDS encoding 2,3-bisphosphoglycerate-independent phosphoglycerate mutase — protein MAMDREFPDAVVQTADTRIVFVVMDGVGGLPDPATGLTELETARTPNLDRVAGRAAVGLQRPVGVGVTPGSGPGHLALFGYDPRRWMIGRGVLSALGVGFDLRPGDLAARLNLATLDDTGSVVDRRAGRPPDEEGRRVVRLLRERVGTPDGLELFWEAEKEHRAVMILRGEGLSDELEDTDPQRTGAQPLRPRATAPAAERTAALVDRVLADARAALRAESPANGLLARGFALYERYPSMTERYGLRCLATARYPMYQGVARLLGMEVAATPETDAAAVATVTSRYSEFDFHFLHFKHTDSRGEDGDFAAKVAAIEAIDALLPDLEDLDPDVIVVTGDHSTPAVMASHSWHPVPLLIASQWCRGGTSGFGERACLAGEIGTIAGRNIMALALAHARRLRKFGA, from the coding sequence ATGGCAATGGACAGGGAGTTTCCGGACGCGGTTGTCCAGACCGCCGATACGCGCATCGTTTTCGTCGTCATGGACGGCGTGGGCGGATTGCCGGATCCGGCGACGGGCCTCACGGAGCTGGAGACCGCGAGAACGCCGAATCTGGACCGCGTCGCGGGCCGCGCCGCGGTCGGGCTCCAGCGCCCCGTAGGCGTCGGCGTCACGCCCGGTAGCGGGCCCGGGCACCTGGCGCTGTTCGGCTACGATCCGCGGCGCTGGATGATAGGGCGCGGCGTTCTTAGCGCCCTGGGCGTGGGCTTCGACCTCCGGCCCGGCGATCTGGCGGCGCGCCTCAACCTGGCTACCCTCGACGACACCGGAAGCGTGGTCGACCGGCGCGCCGGTCGACCACCCGACGAGGAGGGGCGGCGCGTCGTGCGGCTGCTGCGCGAGCGGGTGGGCACTCCCGACGGCCTGGAGCTGTTCTGGGAGGCCGAGAAAGAGCACCGCGCGGTCATGATTCTGCGCGGAGAGGGACTTTCGGACGAGTTGGAGGATACCGATCCCCAGAGGACCGGGGCCCAGCCGCTGCGGCCTCGCGCGACGGCACCCGCGGCGGAACGCACCGCCGCTCTCGTTGACCGCGTTCTCGCGGACGCGCGCGCAGCGCTGCGCGCGGAGAGCCCCGCCAACGGACTGCTGGCGCGTGGCTTCGCCCTGTACGAGCGCTACCCGTCCATGACCGAGCGGTACGGCCTGCGGTGTTTGGCGACCGCTCGTTACCCCATGTACCAGGGCGTGGCCCGGCTGCTCGGCATGGAAGTGGCCGCCACCCCTGAGACCGACGCAGCGGCCGTCGCGACGGTGACGTCACGCTACTCCGAGTTCGACTTCCACTTCCTCCACTTCAAGCATACCGATTCGCGGGGAGAAGACGGCGATTTCGCGGCCAAGGTGGCGGCCATTGAAGCGATCGACGCGCTCCTGCCGGATCTGGAGGATCTCGACCCGGACGTGATCGTGGTCACCGGGGATCACTCCACGCCGGCCGTCATGGCCAGCCATTCCTGGCACCCAGTCCCGCTGCTGATCGCGTCGCAGTGGTGCAGGGGAGGGACCTCGGGCTTCGGCGAGCGCGCCTGTCTGGCCGGAGAGATAGGCACCATCGCCGGGCGCAACATCATGGCATTGGCGCTCGCGCACGCGCGACGATTGAGGAAGTTCGGCGCATGA
- a CDS encoding tetratricopeptide repeat protein — protein sequence MSDNGSGGEAWHTDVLGRAVALGEQGRWEEMATSLRDALNAEPDDPYVLGWLGVAEQELGLDESARERFRRCLAQNPADPQLLALAGSALAAWDDPDAEVALRAAALSGPDIPAARLQYGAYLARHGLLDEALGHLKEAVRLDPDDPVAYAELGGALALTDHLDDAIDAMEEALERAPEDEWTRVLVGLMHLERGGSEEAARELLAASSRATEDMEAQALAALAAAAISRDVDAQEALIRAEEAARAGDGPFLQEIEEAIEGGPKTARMLLEGSLGPMALRDRLSAPL from the coding sequence ATGAGCGACAACGGATCCGGCGGGGAGGCCTGGCACACGGATGTCCTGGGGCGTGCAGTGGCTCTGGGCGAGCAGGGTCGCTGGGAGGAGATGGCGACCTCCCTGCGCGACGCCCTGAACGCCGAGCCCGACGATCCATATGTGCTCGGCTGGTTGGGCGTGGCGGAGCAGGAACTCGGTCTGGACGAGAGCGCGCGCGAACGGTTCCGAAGATGCCTCGCGCAGAACCCCGCGGACCCGCAACTTCTGGCGCTGGCGGGCTCGGCGCTCGCCGCCTGGGACGATCCCGACGCGGAGGTGGCGCTGCGGGCGGCGGCACTGTCCGGGCCGGATATTCCCGCCGCGCGCCTCCAGTACGGCGCCTACCTTGCTCGTCACGGATTGCTCGACGAGGCGCTGGGGCACCTGAAGGAGGCCGTTCGGCTGGACCCCGATGACCCCGTCGCGTACGCCGAGCTCGGTGGCGCGCTCGCGCTGACGGATCACCTGGATGACGCCATCGACGCGATGGAAGAGGCCCTGGAACGGGCGCCGGAGGACGAATGGACGCGGGTCCTCGTCGGGCTGATGCACCTCGAGCGTGGCGGAAGCGAAGAGGCCGCGCGCGAGTTGCTGGCGGCGTCCAGCCGGGCCACGGAGGACATGGAAGCGCAAGCCCTGGCGGCCCTGGCGGCTGCGGCGATTTCGCGCGACGTGGACGCCCAGGAGGCGCTCATCCGGGCCGAGGAGGCGGCACGAGCGGGGGACGGCCCGTTCCTGCAGGAGATCGAGGAAGCCATCGAGGGTGGTCCCAAGACCGCGCGGATGCTGCTCGAGGGTAGTCTTGGGCCGATGGCGCTGCGGGATCGCCTGTCCGCGCCGCTGTAG
- a CDS encoding YdcF family protein has translation MRPSARRSARVLSTLALVAALAWLVLVVFVVVAGSRPELRRSDAIIVMGAAQYNGRPSPVLRSRVDHAIALYEEGLAPRILFTGGVGTGDTISEAEVARLYAMESGVPDSVILVEMRGRTSAESMGEAARILLERGLKSGLLVSDPFHMLRLETLAWRGGLVGNRAPVEGGPIERNTSLTARYVLRESVLVPLAALQGPKTVSIEETHGAH, from the coding sequence GTGCGCCCGTCCGCCCGCCGCTCAGCCCGCGTGTTGTCCACCCTGGCCCTGGTGGCGGCGCTCGCGTGGCTCGTGCTCGTAGTATTCGTCGTGGTGGCGGGCTCGCGACCCGAGCTGCGGCGCTCCGACGCGATCATCGTGATGGGCGCCGCCCAGTACAATGGCCGGCCGTCTCCGGTGCTCCGGTCGAGGGTGGATCACGCGATCGCGCTGTATGAGGAAGGACTGGCGCCTCGCATACTGTTCACGGGTGGAGTCGGTACCGGAGATACCATCAGCGAGGCCGAGGTGGCGCGTCTATACGCGATGGAATCGGGGGTGCCCGATTCCGTCATCCTGGTCGAGATGCGCGGCCGCACGTCCGCGGAGTCGATGGGAGAAGCGGCTCGGATTCTCCTGGAGCGCGGGCTGAAATCCGGACTTCTGGTCAGCGATCCGTTTCACATGTTGCGCTTGGAAACCCTAGCATGGCGCGGAGGCCTTGTTGGAAACCGCGCCCCCGTAGAGGGTGGGCCGATCGAGCGGAATACGTCGCTGACGGCGCGGTACGTACTTCGGGAGAGCGTGCTCGTCCCGTTGGCGGCTCTGCAGGGCCCGAAAACGGTATCGATCGAGGAAACGCATGGGGCACACTGA
- a CDS encoding pitrilysin family protein, with the protein MVDIPFERLRLDNGLDLILSPEPSAPVVAVNLWYRVGSRNEQSGRTGFAHLFEHMMFQGSENVPESRHFAEIEKAGGSLNGSTWLDRTNYFETLPADRLELGLWLESDRMGWLLPAMTQEKLDNQRDVVKNERRWRVDNQPYGDWDERIQALMYPADHPYHHSVIGSMEDLDAASLQDVEAFFKTFYAPNNAVLTVCGDFDSGHARDLVERYFGPIPGGPVVPPLPGRAEVPATLGGEVRELAEGDISLPRVYVAYRIPPYGDPAHYPAAVAAHVLAYGRASSLYRGLVRERQVAQDVVAYAFPVVVGASMLVTWATARPGVPVEELEAALHEESGALRDVEERDVERAVHLMETAELSMLQQVGERADQLSMFASLFDDPARVNSELDRIRAVRAEDVRAFAERFITTDNRAVLTYVPGDRS; encoded by the coding sequence GTGGTTGATATCCCCTTCGAACGCCTGCGGCTGGACAACGGGCTGGATCTGATCCTGTCGCCCGAGCCATCGGCGCCCGTGGTCGCTGTCAATCTCTGGTACCGGGTGGGCTCGCGGAACGAGCAATCGGGGCGGACCGGCTTCGCGCACCTTTTCGAGCACATGATGTTCCAGGGCTCGGAGAACGTGCCCGAATCGCGGCACTTCGCAGAGATAGAAAAGGCGGGTGGCTCGCTGAACGGGTCTACGTGGTTGGACCGCACCAACTACTTCGAGACGCTCCCGGCCGATCGCCTCGAGCTGGGACTCTGGCTCGAGTCGGATCGCATGGGCTGGCTGCTTCCCGCCATGACGCAGGAAAAGCTGGACAACCAGCGGGACGTCGTGAAGAACGAGCGTCGCTGGCGCGTGGACAACCAGCCATACGGTGACTGGGATGAGCGCATACAGGCGCTCATGTACCCCGCGGATCATCCCTATCACCACAGCGTGATCGGGTCGATGGAAGACCTCGACGCGGCGTCGCTGCAGGACGTCGAGGCGTTCTTCAAGACATTCTACGCCCCCAACAACGCCGTCCTGACCGTCTGTGGGGATTTCGACTCCGGTCACGCCCGGGACCTGGTGGAGCGTTACTTCGGGCCGATCCCGGGTGGGCCTGTGGTGCCTCCTCTGCCCGGACGCGCGGAAGTGCCCGCGACGCTGGGGGGTGAGGTGCGCGAGCTGGCTGAAGGAGACATTTCGCTGCCTCGCGTCTACGTCGCGTACCGGATCCCGCCGTACGGAGACCCGGCGCACTACCCGGCGGCGGTCGCGGCGCACGTGCTCGCATACGGACGCGCTTCGTCGTTGTATCGGGGGCTCGTGCGAGAACGACAGGTCGCGCAGGACGTGGTGGCGTATGCGTTCCCGGTGGTGGTAGGCGCCTCCATGCTGGTCACGTGGGCCACGGCACGTCCCGGGGTCCCGGTCGAGGAGCTCGAGGCGGCGCTGCACGAGGAGTCGGGGGCGCTCCGGGATGTGGAGGAGCGCGACGTCGAGCGGGCCGTACACCTCATGGAGACAGCCGAGCTGTCGATGCTCCAGCAGGTGGGCGAGCGCGCGGACCAGCTTTCCATGTTCGCGTCGCTGTTCGACGACCCGGCGCGAGTCAACAGCGAACTGGACCGCATACGCGCCGTTCGGGCGGAGGACGTGCGCGCTTTCGCCGAGCGATTCATCACGACCGACAACAGGGCCGTGCTGACATACGTTCCGGGGGATCGGTCGTGA
- a CDS encoding pitrilysin family protein, translating to MHRTKLENGLEVIVARQGDLPVVAASFAVRMGVADESPGRAGLARALSELLESGTERRDADALAWALESAGIQLDVSAGWDSIVGGTTVPAERFDQALGMLAEVVREPSFPEDEVLRVRERQMASLLQRRKDPRSLASDMSARFTFAPRVPYGRPAAGTRTTVSAIERDDVVAFYRSAFGPGHAALVIVGDIAPRVAVDAARRQFGDWAEDVGEALRFDVEPRVDRTTVFLVDRPGSVQSELRITDIGVERAHPDYLSIRVMNTVLGGAFTSRLNMNLRERNGFTYGARSGFSARRRPGPFSIGAAVGTDVTAAALREALHEVRLLRDEGPTDAEVEAARDYIAGILPLQLQTVQQLAARLAGQFIYGMPDDYLATYQDRVRSVSTGDAARVARERLRPDRFAITVVGDAGAIRADIEALELGPVELVDAADEGASDSAG from the coding sequence GTGCACCGAACGAAGCTCGAGAACGGGCTGGAAGTCATCGTGGCCCGCCAGGGAGATTTGCCCGTGGTCGCCGCGTCGTTCGCGGTGCGCATGGGCGTGGCAGACGAGTCGCCCGGACGCGCCGGGTTGGCCCGGGCGCTGAGCGAGCTGCTGGAGTCGGGCACGGAGCGGCGCGACGCCGATGCGCTCGCGTGGGCGCTGGAGTCCGCGGGCATCCAGCTGGACGTGAGCGCTGGCTGGGACAGCATCGTGGGCGGGACCACGGTGCCGGCGGAGAGGTTCGACCAGGCGCTGGGCATGCTCGCCGAGGTCGTGCGCGAGCCGTCGTTCCCGGAGGACGAAGTGCTCCGCGTGCGCGAGCGGCAGATGGCCAGCCTGCTCCAACGCCGGAAGGATCCGCGCTCGCTGGCGTCGGATATGTCTGCGCGCTTTACGTTCGCGCCGCGAGTGCCCTACGGTCGGCCGGCGGCGGGCACCCGCACGACCGTGAGCGCGATCGAGCGCGATGACGTCGTCGCCTTTTACCGGTCGGCTTTCGGGCCGGGCCACGCGGCGCTCGTCATCGTCGGCGACATCGCGCCGCGGGTGGCCGTCGACGCGGCGCGGCGCCAGTTCGGAGACTGGGCGGAGGACGTGGGAGAGGCACTCCGCTTCGACGTAGAGCCTCGCGTAGACCGGACCACCGTCTTCCTCGTGGACCGGCCGGGTTCCGTACAGTCGGAACTCCGCATCACGGATATCGGCGTGGAGCGGGCGCACCCGGATTATCTGTCGATCCGCGTCATGAACACGGTGCTGGGGGGAGCTTTCACCAGTCGCCTCAACATGAACCTGCGTGAGCGCAACGGCTTCACCTACGGGGCCAGGAGCGGGTTCTCGGCGCGTCGTCGCCCGGGCCCCTTCTCCATCGGCGCCGCGGTCGGAACCGACGTTACGGCGGCGGCGTTGCGAGAGGCCTTGCACGAGGTGCGGCTGCTGCGCGACGAGGGTCCGACGGATGCGGAGGTGGAAGCCGCGCGCGACTACATCGCCGGCATCCTTCCGCTCCAACTCCAGACGGTGCAGCAGCTCGCCGCCAGGTTGGCCGGCCAGTTCATCTACGGCATGCCCGACGACTATCTCGCCACCTACCAGGATCGCGTGCGCTCGGTCTCCACGGGGGACGCGGCGCGAGTGGCGCGCGAGCGACTGCGTCCGGATCGCTTCGCTATCACGGTGGTGGGCGACGCCGGCGCCATAAGGGCCGACATCGAGGCGCTCGAACTGGGCCCGGTCGAGCTGGTGGACGCTGCGGACGAGGGCGCCTCGGACTCCGCCGGATGA
- a CDS encoding NUDIX hydrolase: MSDRSARVHRRVVYDGRVVRLNVDTVRFPDGRTGELELIEHPGASAVLPLLDPPEADDPRIALLRQYRYAGGGRLLEVPAGTRDSPDEGWEACARRELEEETGLVAGEMHELGEILTTPGFTDERIRLFVAWDVHAGTAGPEADEYLEVVHTSLAGALRSARAGDITDAKTLCSLFLTEAWLQSRR, encoded by the coding sequence ATGAGCGACCGGTCGGCGCGCGTACATCGACGCGTCGTCTACGATGGGAGGGTGGTAAGGCTCAATGTGGACACGGTCCGCTTTCCCGATGGCAGGACGGGCGAACTCGAGCTGATCGAGCACCCGGGAGCGAGCGCCGTCCTGCCGCTCCTGGATCCCCCGGAGGCGGACGATCCACGGATAGCATTGCTGCGCCAGTATCGCTACGCCGGCGGCGGTCGACTACTGGAGGTTCCGGCCGGTACCCGGGACTCACCGGACGAGGGGTGGGAGGCGTGTGCGAGGCGCGAACTGGAGGAGGAGACCGGCCTGGTCGCCGGAGAGATGCACGAGCTGGGGGAGATCCTGACTACGCCGGGGTTCACGGACGAGCGCATCCGGCTTTTCGTGGCGTGGGACGTGCACGCGGGCACGGCTGGCCCCGAAGCCGACGAGTACCTCGAGGTGGTCCACACGAGCCTCGCTGGCGCCCTGCGGTCGGCTCGGGCCGGCGACATCACCGACGCAAAAACCCTCTGCAGCCTGTTCCTGACCGAGGCCTGGCTGCAAAGCCGCCGCTAG